The Coregonus clupeaformis isolate EN_2021a chromosome 20, ASM2061545v1, whole genome shotgun sequence genome contains a region encoding:
- the rfx2 gene encoding DNA-binding protein RFX2 isoform X1, producing MQSSEGGSDSSSSVALRTSTSAQAPVVQPVPASQQRVLVQATGSAQKGAQVQQLSVPRVQQVPQQVQQIHHVYPSQVQYVGEGGETVYTNGTISEVIPLHYGTSLPSRTAYSYNPEAHLYGQGSGGAYFDSQGGGAQVTTVVSSASGVPPHGMVGIAMDVGGSQIISGGSTYLIHGGGMEGGRHHASHSSRSSSTMLEMAIENLQKSEGIATHKSSLLNSHLQWLLDNYETAEGVSLPRSSLYNHYLRHCQEQKLDPVNAASFGKLIRSVFMGLRTRRLGTRGNSKYHYYGIRLKPDSPLNRLQEDSQYMAMRQQPVHQKQSHPLVLPSPTQHSCAALSPLRRFKPLQKVDGMGDSLSGGSQHSASTPEQSVAAQSQHHQQYIDVSHVLPPFPTPDLGTQPLPERINMNDVKKLQNLYRDHCEATLDVVMNLQFHYIEKLWQTFWYSTAPSSDGTTTIPNSDEDMEGVIPRQKLIALCKYEPVKLWMRNCDHILYQALVEILIPDVLRPVPSTLTQAIRNFAKSLEGWLTTAMSDFPNEIVRTKAAVVSAFAQTLRRYTSLNHLAQAARAVLQNTSQINQMLSDLNRVDFANVQEQASWVCQCDESVVQRLEQDFKVTLQQQSSLDQWAAWLDNVVNQVLKPHEGSPSFPRAARQFLLKWSFYSSMVIRDLTLRSAASFGSFHLIRLLYDEYMFYLVEHRVAQATGETPIAVMGEFSDLNSMMLMDKDPSFSDDMSDIGSDEGRGPNEPAVKRERIEINHSLQEI from the exons AGAGTGCTGGTTCAGGCCACAGGCTCGGCCCAGAAGGGAGCGCAGGTGCAGCAGCTGTCAGTCCCCCGGGTGCAACAGGTCCCTCAGCAG GTCCAGCAGATCCATCATGTCTACCCCTCCCAGGTTCAATAtgtaggagagggaggagaaacagTTTACACTAATGGAACCAT ATCTGAGGTCATACCTTTACATTATGGCACCTCTCTCCCTAGCCGGACAGCCTACTCCTATAACCCTGAGGCCCACCTGTATGGCCAGGGCAGTGGAGGAGCCTATTTTGACTCTCAGGGCGGGGGTGCCCAGGTCACCACGGTGGTCTCCTCGGCCAGCGGTGTGCCGCCCCACGGCATGGTGGGCATCGCCATGGATGTGGGCGGCAGTCAGATCATCTCAGGCGGCAGCACCTACCTGATCCACGGCGGGGGCATGGAGGGAGGCCGCCACCACGCCTCACACTCCTCCCGCTCCTCCTCCACTATG CTTGAAATGGCGATTGAAAACCTCCAAAAGTCGGAAGGGATTGCAACTCACAAAAGCAGCCTGCTCAACAGCCAT CTGCAGTGGCTGCTGGATAACTATGAGACAGCGGAGGGGGTGAGCCTGCCCCGGAGCTCCCTCTACAACCACTACCTGCGCCACTGTCAGGAGCAGAAACTGGACCCGGTCAACGCTGCCTCCTTCGGGAAACTCATCCGCTCCGTCTTCATGGGCCTCAGGACCCGCCGTCTCGGCACTAG GGGCAACTCCAAATACCACTACTATGGCATCAGACTGAAGCCAGACTCTCCACTCAACAGACTGCAAGAGGACTCTCAGTACATGGCCATGAGACAGCAGCCTGTGCACCAGAAACAAAG tcatCCATTAGTTCTTCCCAGCCCCACCCAACATAGCTGTGCTGCCCTCTCCCCTCTCCGCAGGTTCAAGCCCCTCCAGAAGGTGGATGGCATGGGGGACAGCCTGTCAGGAGGCTCCCAGCATTCAGCCAGCACCCCAGAGCAGTCTGTGGCAGCCCAGAGCCAGCACCATCAGCAGTACATTG ATGTGTCCCATGTCCTGCCCCCGTTCCCAACCCCTGACCTAGGCACCCAGCCCCTCCCCGAGCGCATCAACATGAACGATGTGAAGAAGTTGCAGAACCTGTACAGGGACCACTGTGAG gCTACTCTGGATGTGGTGATGAACCTCCAGTTCCACTACATTGAGAAGCTGTGGCAGACCTTCTGGTATTCAACAGCGCCATCTAGTGACGGAACCACCACCATCCCCAACAG TGATGAGGACATGGAGGGGGTGATCCCCAGGCAGAAGCTGATTGCGCTGTGCAAGTATGAGCCTGTCAAGCTCTGGATGAGGAACTGTGACCACATCTTGTACCAGGCCCTGGTGGAGATCCTCATCCCCGATGTGCTGCGGCCTGTCCCCA GCACTCTCACTCAGGCCATCCGCAACTTTGCCAAGAGTCTGGAGGGCTGGCTGACCACAGCTATGAGCGACTTTCCCAATGAGATTGTCCGCACCAAG GCGGCGGTGGTGAGTGCATTTGCCCAGACCCTGCGTCGGTACACCTCTCTGAACCACTTGGCCCAGGCGGCCCGCGCCGTGCTGCAGAACACCTCTCAGATTAACCAGATGCTCAGCGACCTCAACCGTGTCGACTTCGCCAACGTACAG GAGCAGGCGTCGTGGGTCTGCCAGTGTGACGAGAGCGTGGTTCAGCGGCTGGAGCAGGACTTCAAGGTGACCCTGCAGCAGCAGAGCTCTCTGGACCAGTGGGCCGCCTGGCTGGACAACGTGGTCAACCAGGTCCTTAAGCCCCACGAGGGCAGCCCCAGCTTCCCCAGGGCCGCACGACAGTTCCTGCTCAAGTGGTCCTTCTATAG CTCCATGGTAATCAGGGACTTGACCCTGCGTAGTGCAGCTAGTTTTGGCTCCTTCCACCTAATCAGGCTGCTCTACGATGAGTACATGTTCTACCTGGTGGAGCACCGCGTCGCCCAGGCAACCGGAGAGACGCCCATCGCTGTCATGGGAGAG TTCAGTGACCTTAACTCGATGATGCTCATGGACAAAG ACCCGTCCTTCTCCGATGACATGAGTGACATAGGCAGTGACGAGGGCCGAGGGCCCAACGAGCCGGCCGTGAAAAGGGAGAGGATCGAAATCAACCACTCGCTGCAGGAGATCTGA
- the rfx2 gene encoding DNA-binding protein RFX2 isoform X2 codes for MQSSEGGSDSSSSVALRTSTSAQAPVVQPVPASQQRVLVQATGSAQKGAQVQQLSVPRVQQVPQQVQQIHHVYPSQVQYVGEGGETVYTNGTIRTAYSYNPEAHLYGQGSGGAYFDSQGGGAQVTTVVSSASGVPPHGMVGIAMDVGGSQIISGGSTYLIHGGGMEGGRHHASHSSRSSSTMLEMAIENLQKSEGIATHKSSLLNSHLQWLLDNYETAEGVSLPRSSLYNHYLRHCQEQKLDPVNAASFGKLIRSVFMGLRTRRLGTRGNSKYHYYGIRLKPDSPLNRLQEDSQYMAMRQQPVHQKQSHPLVLPSPTQHSCAALSPLRRFKPLQKVDGMGDSLSGGSQHSASTPEQSVAAQSQHHQQYIDVSHVLPPFPTPDLGTQPLPERINMNDVKKLQNLYRDHCEATLDVVMNLQFHYIEKLWQTFWYSTAPSSDGTTTIPNSDEDMEGVIPRQKLIALCKYEPVKLWMRNCDHILYQALVEILIPDVLRPVPSTLTQAIRNFAKSLEGWLTTAMSDFPNEIVRTKAAVVSAFAQTLRRYTSLNHLAQAARAVLQNTSQINQMLSDLNRVDFANVQEQASWVCQCDESVVQRLEQDFKVTLQQQSSLDQWAAWLDNVVNQVLKPHEGSPSFPRAARQFLLKWSFYSSMVIRDLTLRSAASFGSFHLIRLLYDEYMFYLVEHRVAQATGETPIAVMGEFSDLNSMMLMDKDPSFSDDMSDIGSDEGRGPNEPAVKRERIEINHSLQEI; via the exons AGAGTGCTGGTTCAGGCCACAGGCTCGGCCCAGAAGGGAGCGCAGGTGCAGCAGCTGTCAGTCCCCCGGGTGCAACAGGTCCCTCAGCAG GTCCAGCAGATCCATCATGTCTACCCCTCCCAGGTTCAATAtgtaggagagggaggagaaacagTTTACACTAATGGAACCAT CCGGACAGCCTACTCCTATAACCCTGAGGCCCACCTGTATGGCCAGGGCAGTGGAGGAGCCTATTTTGACTCTCAGGGCGGGGGTGCCCAGGTCACCACGGTGGTCTCCTCGGCCAGCGGTGTGCCGCCCCACGGCATGGTGGGCATCGCCATGGATGTGGGCGGCAGTCAGATCATCTCAGGCGGCAGCACCTACCTGATCCACGGCGGGGGCATGGAGGGAGGCCGCCACCACGCCTCACACTCCTCCCGCTCCTCCTCCACTATG CTTGAAATGGCGATTGAAAACCTCCAAAAGTCGGAAGGGATTGCAACTCACAAAAGCAGCCTGCTCAACAGCCAT CTGCAGTGGCTGCTGGATAACTATGAGACAGCGGAGGGGGTGAGCCTGCCCCGGAGCTCCCTCTACAACCACTACCTGCGCCACTGTCAGGAGCAGAAACTGGACCCGGTCAACGCTGCCTCCTTCGGGAAACTCATCCGCTCCGTCTTCATGGGCCTCAGGACCCGCCGTCTCGGCACTAG GGGCAACTCCAAATACCACTACTATGGCATCAGACTGAAGCCAGACTCTCCACTCAACAGACTGCAAGAGGACTCTCAGTACATGGCCATGAGACAGCAGCCTGTGCACCAGAAACAAAG tcatCCATTAGTTCTTCCCAGCCCCACCCAACATAGCTGTGCTGCCCTCTCCCCTCTCCGCAGGTTCAAGCCCCTCCAGAAGGTGGATGGCATGGGGGACAGCCTGTCAGGAGGCTCCCAGCATTCAGCCAGCACCCCAGAGCAGTCTGTGGCAGCCCAGAGCCAGCACCATCAGCAGTACATTG ATGTGTCCCATGTCCTGCCCCCGTTCCCAACCCCTGACCTAGGCACCCAGCCCCTCCCCGAGCGCATCAACATGAACGATGTGAAGAAGTTGCAGAACCTGTACAGGGACCACTGTGAG gCTACTCTGGATGTGGTGATGAACCTCCAGTTCCACTACATTGAGAAGCTGTGGCAGACCTTCTGGTATTCAACAGCGCCATCTAGTGACGGAACCACCACCATCCCCAACAG TGATGAGGACATGGAGGGGGTGATCCCCAGGCAGAAGCTGATTGCGCTGTGCAAGTATGAGCCTGTCAAGCTCTGGATGAGGAACTGTGACCACATCTTGTACCAGGCCCTGGTGGAGATCCTCATCCCCGATGTGCTGCGGCCTGTCCCCA GCACTCTCACTCAGGCCATCCGCAACTTTGCCAAGAGTCTGGAGGGCTGGCTGACCACAGCTATGAGCGACTTTCCCAATGAGATTGTCCGCACCAAG GCGGCGGTGGTGAGTGCATTTGCCCAGACCCTGCGTCGGTACACCTCTCTGAACCACTTGGCCCAGGCGGCCCGCGCCGTGCTGCAGAACACCTCTCAGATTAACCAGATGCTCAGCGACCTCAACCGTGTCGACTTCGCCAACGTACAG GAGCAGGCGTCGTGGGTCTGCCAGTGTGACGAGAGCGTGGTTCAGCGGCTGGAGCAGGACTTCAAGGTGACCCTGCAGCAGCAGAGCTCTCTGGACCAGTGGGCCGCCTGGCTGGACAACGTGGTCAACCAGGTCCTTAAGCCCCACGAGGGCAGCCCCAGCTTCCCCAGGGCCGCACGACAGTTCCTGCTCAAGTGGTCCTTCTATAG CTCCATGGTAATCAGGGACTTGACCCTGCGTAGTGCAGCTAGTTTTGGCTCCTTCCACCTAATCAGGCTGCTCTACGATGAGTACATGTTCTACCTGGTGGAGCACCGCGTCGCCCAGGCAACCGGAGAGACGCCCATCGCTGTCATGGGAGAG TTCAGTGACCTTAACTCGATGATGCTCATGGACAAAG ACCCGTCCTTCTCCGATGACATGAGTGACATAGGCAGTGACGAGGGCCGAGGGCCCAACGAGCCGGCCGTGAAAAGGGAGAGGATCGAAATCAACCACTCGCTGCAGGAGATCTGA
- the rfx2 gene encoding DNA-binding protein RFX2 isoform X5 — MQSSEGGSDSSSSVALRTSTSAQAPVVQPVPASQQRVLVQATGSAQKGAQVQQLSVPRVQQVPQQVQQIHHVYPSQVQYVGEGGETVYTNGTIRTAYSYNPEAHLYGQGSGGAYFDSQGGGAQVTTVVSSASGVPPHGMVGIAMDVGGSQIISGGSTYLIHGGGMEGGRHHASHSSRSSSTMLEMAIENLQKSEGIATHKSSLLNSHLQWLLDNYETAEGVSLPRSSLYNHYLRHCQEQKLDPVNAASFGKLIRSVFMGLRTRRLGTRGNSKYHYYGIRLKPDSPLNRLQEDSQYMAMRQQPVHQKQRFKPLQKVDGMGDSLSGGSQHSASTPEQSVAAQSQHHQQYIDVSHVLPPFPTPDLGTQPLPERINMNDVKKLQNLYRDHCEATLDVVMNLQFHYIEKLWQTFWYSTAPSSDGTTTIPNSDEDMEGVIPRQKLIALCKYEPVKLWMRNCDHILYQALVEILIPDVLRPVPSTLTQAIRNFAKSLEGWLTTAMSDFPNEIVRTKAAVVSAFAQTLRRYTSLNHLAQAARAVLQNTSQINQMLSDLNRVDFANVQEQASWVCQCDESVVQRLEQDFKVTLQQQSSLDQWAAWLDNVVNQVLKPHEGSPSFPRAARQFLLKWSFYSSMVIRDLTLRSAASFGSFHLIRLLYDEYMFYLVEHRVAQATGETPIAVMGEFSDLNSMMLMDKDPSFSDDMSDIGSDEGRGPNEPAVKRERIEINHSLQEI, encoded by the exons AGAGTGCTGGTTCAGGCCACAGGCTCGGCCCAGAAGGGAGCGCAGGTGCAGCAGCTGTCAGTCCCCCGGGTGCAACAGGTCCCTCAGCAG GTCCAGCAGATCCATCATGTCTACCCCTCCCAGGTTCAATAtgtaggagagggaggagaaacagTTTACACTAATGGAACCAT CCGGACAGCCTACTCCTATAACCCTGAGGCCCACCTGTATGGCCAGGGCAGTGGAGGAGCCTATTTTGACTCTCAGGGCGGGGGTGCCCAGGTCACCACGGTGGTCTCCTCGGCCAGCGGTGTGCCGCCCCACGGCATGGTGGGCATCGCCATGGATGTGGGCGGCAGTCAGATCATCTCAGGCGGCAGCACCTACCTGATCCACGGCGGGGGCATGGAGGGAGGCCGCCACCACGCCTCACACTCCTCCCGCTCCTCCTCCACTATG CTTGAAATGGCGATTGAAAACCTCCAAAAGTCGGAAGGGATTGCAACTCACAAAAGCAGCCTGCTCAACAGCCAT CTGCAGTGGCTGCTGGATAACTATGAGACAGCGGAGGGGGTGAGCCTGCCCCGGAGCTCCCTCTACAACCACTACCTGCGCCACTGTCAGGAGCAGAAACTGGACCCGGTCAACGCTGCCTCCTTCGGGAAACTCATCCGCTCCGTCTTCATGGGCCTCAGGACCCGCCGTCTCGGCACTAG GGGCAACTCCAAATACCACTACTATGGCATCAGACTGAAGCCAGACTCTCCACTCAACAGACTGCAAGAGGACTCTCAGTACATGGCCATGAGACAGCAGCCTGTGCACCAGAAACAAAG GTTCAAGCCCCTCCAGAAGGTGGATGGCATGGGGGACAGCCTGTCAGGAGGCTCCCAGCATTCAGCCAGCACCCCAGAGCAGTCTGTGGCAGCCCAGAGCCAGCACCATCAGCAGTACATTG ATGTGTCCCATGTCCTGCCCCCGTTCCCAACCCCTGACCTAGGCACCCAGCCCCTCCCCGAGCGCATCAACATGAACGATGTGAAGAAGTTGCAGAACCTGTACAGGGACCACTGTGAG gCTACTCTGGATGTGGTGATGAACCTCCAGTTCCACTACATTGAGAAGCTGTGGCAGACCTTCTGGTATTCAACAGCGCCATCTAGTGACGGAACCACCACCATCCCCAACAG TGATGAGGACATGGAGGGGGTGATCCCCAGGCAGAAGCTGATTGCGCTGTGCAAGTATGAGCCTGTCAAGCTCTGGATGAGGAACTGTGACCACATCTTGTACCAGGCCCTGGTGGAGATCCTCATCCCCGATGTGCTGCGGCCTGTCCCCA GCACTCTCACTCAGGCCATCCGCAACTTTGCCAAGAGTCTGGAGGGCTGGCTGACCACAGCTATGAGCGACTTTCCCAATGAGATTGTCCGCACCAAG GCGGCGGTGGTGAGTGCATTTGCCCAGACCCTGCGTCGGTACACCTCTCTGAACCACTTGGCCCAGGCGGCCCGCGCCGTGCTGCAGAACACCTCTCAGATTAACCAGATGCTCAGCGACCTCAACCGTGTCGACTTCGCCAACGTACAG GAGCAGGCGTCGTGGGTCTGCCAGTGTGACGAGAGCGTGGTTCAGCGGCTGGAGCAGGACTTCAAGGTGACCCTGCAGCAGCAGAGCTCTCTGGACCAGTGGGCCGCCTGGCTGGACAACGTGGTCAACCAGGTCCTTAAGCCCCACGAGGGCAGCCCCAGCTTCCCCAGGGCCGCACGACAGTTCCTGCTCAAGTGGTCCTTCTATAG CTCCATGGTAATCAGGGACTTGACCCTGCGTAGTGCAGCTAGTTTTGGCTCCTTCCACCTAATCAGGCTGCTCTACGATGAGTACATGTTCTACCTGGTGGAGCACCGCGTCGCCCAGGCAACCGGAGAGACGCCCATCGCTGTCATGGGAGAG TTCAGTGACCTTAACTCGATGATGCTCATGGACAAAG ACCCGTCCTTCTCCGATGACATGAGTGACATAGGCAGTGACGAGGGCCGAGGGCCCAACGAGCCGGCCGTGAAAAGGGAGAGGATCGAAATCAACCACTCGCTGCAGGAGATCTGA
- the rfx2 gene encoding DNA-binding protein RFX2 isoform X6 yields MQSSEGGSDSSSSVALRTSTSAQAPVVQPVPASQQRVLVQATGSAQKGAQVQQLSVPRVQQVPQQVQQIHHVYPSQVQYVGEGGETVYTNGTIRTAYSYNPEAHLYGQGSGGAYFDSQGGGAQVTTVVSSASGVPPHGMVGIAMDVGGSQIISGGSTYLIHGGGMEGGRHHASHSSRSSSTMLQWLLDNYETAEGVSLPRSSLYNHYLRHCQEQKLDPVNAASFGKLIRSVFMGLRTRRLGTRGNSKYHYYGIRLKPDSPLNRLQEDSQYMAMRQQPVHQKQRFKPLQKVDGMGDSLSGGSQHSASTPEQSVAAQSQHHQQYIDVSHVLPPFPTPDLGTQPLPERINMNDVKKLQNLYRDHCEATLDVVMNLQFHYIEKLWQTFWYSTAPSSDGTTTIPNSDEDMEGVIPRQKLIALCKYEPVKLWMRNCDHILYQALVEILIPDVLRPVPSTLTQAIRNFAKSLEGWLTTAMSDFPNEIVRTKAAVVSAFAQTLRRYTSLNHLAQAARAVLQNTSQINQMLSDLNRVDFANVQEQASWVCQCDESVVQRLEQDFKVTLQQQSSLDQWAAWLDNVVNQVLKPHEGSPSFPRAARQFLLKWSFYSSMVIRDLTLRSAASFGSFHLIRLLYDEYMFYLVEHRVAQATGETPIAVMGEFSDLNSMMLMDKDPSFSDDMSDIGSDEGRGPNEPAVKRERIEINHSLQEI; encoded by the exons AGAGTGCTGGTTCAGGCCACAGGCTCGGCCCAGAAGGGAGCGCAGGTGCAGCAGCTGTCAGTCCCCCGGGTGCAACAGGTCCCTCAGCAG GTCCAGCAGATCCATCATGTCTACCCCTCCCAGGTTCAATAtgtaggagagggaggagaaacagTTTACACTAATGGAACCAT CCGGACAGCCTACTCCTATAACCCTGAGGCCCACCTGTATGGCCAGGGCAGTGGAGGAGCCTATTTTGACTCTCAGGGCGGGGGTGCCCAGGTCACCACGGTGGTCTCCTCGGCCAGCGGTGTGCCGCCCCACGGCATGGTGGGCATCGCCATGGATGTGGGCGGCAGTCAGATCATCTCAGGCGGCAGCACCTACCTGATCCACGGCGGGGGCATGGAGGGAGGCCGCCACCACGCCTCACACTCCTCCCGCTCCTCCTCCACTATG CTGCAGTGGCTGCTGGATAACTATGAGACAGCGGAGGGGGTGAGCCTGCCCCGGAGCTCCCTCTACAACCACTACCTGCGCCACTGTCAGGAGCAGAAACTGGACCCGGTCAACGCTGCCTCCTTCGGGAAACTCATCCGCTCCGTCTTCATGGGCCTCAGGACCCGCCGTCTCGGCACTAG GGGCAACTCCAAATACCACTACTATGGCATCAGACTGAAGCCAGACTCTCCACTCAACAGACTGCAAGAGGACTCTCAGTACATGGCCATGAGACAGCAGCCTGTGCACCAGAAACAAAG GTTCAAGCCCCTCCAGAAGGTGGATGGCATGGGGGACAGCCTGTCAGGAGGCTCCCAGCATTCAGCCAGCACCCCAGAGCAGTCTGTGGCAGCCCAGAGCCAGCACCATCAGCAGTACATTG ATGTGTCCCATGTCCTGCCCCCGTTCCCAACCCCTGACCTAGGCACCCAGCCCCTCCCCGAGCGCATCAACATGAACGATGTGAAGAAGTTGCAGAACCTGTACAGGGACCACTGTGAG gCTACTCTGGATGTGGTGATGAACCTCCAGTTCCACTACATTGAGAAGCTGTGGCAGACCTTCTGGTATTCAACAGCGCCATCTAGTGACGGAACCACCACCATCCCCAACAG TGATGAGGACATGGAGGGGGTGATCCCCAGGCAGAAGCTGATTGCGCTGTGCAAGTATGAGCCTGTCAAGCTCTGGATGAGGAACTGTGACCACATCTTGTACCAGGCCCTGGTGGAGATCCTCATCCCCGATGTGCTGCGGCCTGTCCCCA GCACTCTCACTCAGGCCATCCGCAACTTTGCCAAGAGTCTGGAGGGCTGGCTGACCACAGCTATGAGCGACTTTCCCAATGAGATTGTCCGCACCAAG GCGGCGGTGGTGAGTGCATTTGCCCAGACCCTGCGTCGGTACACCTCTCTGAACCACTTGGCCCAGGCGGCCCGCGCCGTGCTGCAGAACACCTCTCAGATTAACCAGATGCTCAGCGACCTCAACCGTGTCGACTTCGCCAACGTACAG GAGCAGGCGTCGTGGGTCTGCCAGTGTGACGAGAGCGTGGTTCAGCGGCTGGAGCAGGACTTCAAGGTGACCCTGCAGCAGCAGAGCTCTCTGGACCAGTGGGCCGCCTGGCTGGACAACGTGGTCAACCAGGTCCTTAAGCCCCACGAGGGCAGCCCCAGCTTCCCCAGGGCCGCACGACAGTTCCTGCTCAAGTGGTCCTTCTATAG CTCCATGGTAATCAGGGACTTGACCCTGCGTAGTGCAGCTAGTTTTGGCTCCTTCCACCTAATCAGGCTGCTCTACGATGAGTACATGTTCTACCTGGTGGAGCACCGCGTCGCCCAGGCAACCGGAGAGACGCCCATCGCTGTCATGGGAGAG TTCAGTGACCTTAACTCGATGATGCTCATGGACAAAG ACCCGTCCTTCTCCGATGACATGAGTGACATAGGCAGTGACGAGGGCCGAGGGCCCAACGAGCCGGCCGTGAAAAGGGAGAGGATCGAAATCAACCACTCGCTGCAGGAGATCTGA
- the rfx2 gene encoding DNA-binding protein RFX2 isoform X4, whose protein sequence is MQSSEGGSDSSSSVALRTSTSAQAPVVQPVPASQQRVLVQATGSAQKGAQVQQLSVPRVQQVPQQVQQIHHVYPSQVQYVGEGGETVYTNGTISEVIPLHYGTSLPSRTAYSYNPEAHLYGQGSGGAYFDSQGGGAQVTTVVSSASGVPPHGMVGIAMDVGGSQIISGGSTYLIHGGGMEGGRHHASHSSRSSSTMLQWLLDNYETAEGVSLPRSSLYNHYLRHCQEQKLDPVNAASFGKLIRSVFMGLRTRRLGTRGNSKYHYYGIRLKPDSPLNRLQEDSQYMAMRQQPVHQKQSHPLVLPSPTQHSCAALSPLRRFKPLQKVDGMGDSLSGGSQHSASTPEQSVAAQSQHHQQYIDVSHVLPPFPTPDLGTQPLPERINMNDVKKLQNLYRDHCEATLDVVMNLQFHYIEKLWQTFWYSTAPSSDGTTTIPNSDEDMEGVIPRQKLIALCKYEPVKLWMRNCDHILYQALVEILIPDVLRPVPSTLTQAIRNFAKSLEGWLTTAMSDFPNEIVRTKAAVVSAFAQTLRRYTSLNHLAQAARAVLQNTSQINQMLSDLNRVDFANVQEQASWVCQCDESVVQRLEQDFKVTLQQQSSLDQWAAWLDNVVNQVLKPHEGSPSFPRAARQFLLKWSFYSSMVIRDLTLRSAASFGSFHLIRLLYDEYMFYLVEHRVAQATGETPIAVMGEFSDLNSMMLMDKDPSFSDDMSDIGSDEGRGPNEPAVKRERIEINHSLQEI, encoded by the exons AGAGTGCTGGTTCAGGCCACAGGCTCGGCCCAGAAGGGAGCGCAGGTGCAGCAGCTGTCAGTCCCCCGGGTGCAACAGGTCCCTCAGCAG GTCCAGCAGATCCATCATGTCTACCCCTCCCAGGTTCAATAtgtaggagagggaggagaaacagTTTACACTAATGGAACCAT ATCTGAGGTCATACCTTTACATTATGGCACCTCTCTCCCTAGCCGGACAGCCTACTCCTATAACCCTGAGGCCCACCTGTATGGCCAGGGCAGTGGAGGAGCCTATTTTGACTCTCAGGGCGGGGGTGCCCAGGTCACCACGGTGGTCTCCTCGGCCAGCGGTGTGCCGCCCCACGGCATGGTGGGCATCGCCATGGATGTGGGCGGCAGTCAGATCATCTCAGGCGGCAGCACCTACCTGATCCACGGCGGGGGCATGGAGGGAGGCCGCCACCACGCCTCACACTCCTCCCGCTCCTCCTCCACTATG CTGCAGTGGCTGCTGGATAACTATGAGACAGCGGAGGGGGTGAGCCTGCCCCGGAGCTCCCTCTACAACCACTACCTGCGCCACTGTCAGGAGCAGAAACTGGACCCGGTCAACGCTGCCTCCTTCGGGAAACTCATCCGCTCCGTCTTCATGGGCCTCAGGACCCGCCGTCTCGGCACTAG GGGCAACTCCAAATACCACTACTATGGCATCAGACTGAAGCCAGACTCTCCACTCAACAGACTGCAAGAGGACTCTCAGTACATGGCCATGAGACAGCAGCCTGTGCACCAGAAACAAAG tcatCCATTAGTTCTTCCCAGCCCCACCCAACATAGCTGTGCTGCCCTCTCCCCTCTCCGCAGGTTCAAGCCCCTCCAGAAGGTGGATGGCATGGGGGACAGCCTGTCAGGAGGCTCCCAGCATTCAGCCAGCACCCCAGAGCAGTCTGTGGCAGCCCAGAGCCAGCACCATCAGCAGTACATTG ATGTGTCCCATGTCCTGCCCCCGTTCCCAACCCCTGACCTAGGCACCCAGCCCCTCCCCGAGCGCATCAACATGAACGATGTGAAGAAGTTGCAGAACCTGTACAGGGACCACTGTGAG gCTACTCTGGATGTGGTGATGAACCTCCAGTTCCACTACATTGAGAAGCTGTGGCAGACCTTCTGGTATTCAACAGCGCCATCTAGTGACGGAACCACCACCATCCCCAACAG TGATGAGGACATGGAGGGGGTGATCCCCAGGCAGAAGCTGATTGCGCTGTGCAAGTATGAGCCTGTCAAGCTCTGGATGAGGAACTGTGACCACATCTTGTACCAGGCCCTGGTGGAGATCCTCATCCCCGATGTGCTGCGGCCTGTCCCCA GCACTCTCACTCAGGCCATCCGCAACTTTGCCAAGAGTCTGGAGGGCTGGCTGACCACAGCTATGAGCGACTTTCCCAATGAGATTGTCCGCACCAAG GCGGCGGTGGTGAGTGCATTTGCCCAGACCCTGCGTCGGTACACCTCTCTGAACCACTTGGCCCAGGCGGCCCGCGCCGTGCTGCAGAACACCTCTCAGATTAACCAGATGCTCAGCGACCTCAACCGTGTCGACTTCGCCAACGTACAG GAGCAGGCGTCGTGGGTCTGCCAGTGTGACGAGAGCGTGGTTCAGCGGCTGGAGCAGGACTTCAAGGTGACCCTGCAGCAGCAGAGCTCTCTGGACCAGTGGGCCGCCTGGCTGGACAACGTGGTCAACCAGGTCCTTAAGCCCCACGAGGGCAGCCCCAGCTTCCCCAGGGCCGCACGACAGTTCCTGCTCAAGTGGTCCTTCTATAG CTCCATGGTAATCAGGGACTTGACCCTGCGTAGTGCAGCTAGTTTTGGCTCCTTCCACCTAATCAGGCTGCTCTACGATGAGTACATGTTCTACCTGGTGGAGCACCGCGTCGCCCAGGCAACCGGAGAGACGCCCATCGCTGTCATGGGAGAG TTCAGTGACCTTAACTCGATGATGCTCATGGACAAAG ACCCGTCCTTCTCCGATGACATGAGTGACATAGGCAGTGACGAGGGCCGAGGGCCCAACGAGCCGGCCGTGAAAAGGGAGAGGATCGAAATCAACCACTCGCTGCAGGAGATCTGA